Proteins encoded by one window of Arachis ipaensis cultivar K30076 chromosome B04, Araip1.1, whole genome shotgun sequence:
- the LOC107636920 gene encoding tetraketide alpha-pyrone reductase 1-like yields MKMEKEKERVCVTGASGFLASWLIKRLLLCGYHVIGTVRDLRKRKKYEHLWSLEGARERLHLVQADLMEEGSFDNAIFGCKGVFHIASPVLKPSSNVKAEMLEPALQGTLNVLRSCKKNPELRRVVLTSSSSTLRVRDDLDPKVPLDESSWSSLELCKKLQAWYVMSKTMAERAAWDYCRENGIDLVTILPSFVIGPSLPPDLCSTASDVLGLLKGETERFQWHGRMGYVHIDDVALCHILVYENEDSHGRYLCSSVVMDNDDLVALLATRYPTLPIPKWFQKLDRPHYDLNTSRLRSLGFKFKSIEEMFDDCIASFVQQGHLTLQPAAPI; encoded by the exons ATGAAgatggaaaaagagaaagagagagtgtgTGTGACTGGAGCTTCAGGCTTTCTAGCTTCTTGGCTTATCAAGCGGCTTCTTTTGTGTGGTTATCATGTCATTGGAACTGTGAGAGATTTACGTAAGCGGAAGAAATATGAACACTTATGGAGTCTAGAAGGTGCAAGAGAGAGACTACACCTTGTCCAAGCTGATCTAATGGAAGAAGGAAGCTTCGACAATGCCATCTTCGGATGCAAAGGTGTCTTCCACATAGCCTCTCCTGTCCTCAAGCCTTCGTCAAATGTCAAG GCGGAGATGTTGGAGCCGGCTCTCCAAGGTACTCTAAACGTGCTGCGTTCGTGTAAGAAGAATCCGGAGCTGCGTCGAGTGGTATTAACCTCATCTTCTTCAACTCTTAGGGTCCGAGACGATCTTGATCCAAAAGTACCTCTAGACGAGTCTTCATGGAGCTCCTTGGAGCTCTGCAAAAAACTGCAGGCATGGTACGTGATGTCCAAGACAATGGCGGAGAGAGCGGCATGGGACTACTGCAGAGAGAATGGGATCGATTTAGTGACCATTCTACCCTCGTTCGTCATTGGACCAAGCTTGCCGCCAGATCTGTGTTCTACGGCATCTGATGTGCTAGGGTTGCTCAAAGGTGAAACCGAGAGATTTCAATGGCATGGAAGGATGGGATACGTTCACATTGATGACGTGGCGCTCTGCCATATCCTTGTGTATGAGAATGAAGACTCCCATGGCAGATACCTTTGCAGCTCTGTTGTGATGGATAATGATGATTTGGTTGCTTTGCTTGCAACTCGTTATCCTACTCTCCCTATTCCTAAATG GTTCCAGAAACTAGATCGGCCGCATTACGATCTGAACACATCAAGGCTGAGGAGTCTGGGATTCAAGTTTAAGTCAATAGAAGAAATGTTTGATGACTGCATTGCATCGTTTGTTCAGCAAGGCCATCTCACACTTCAACCTGCAGCTCCAATTTAA